One window of the Bombus affinis isolate iyBomAffi1 chromosome 10, iyBomAffi1.2, whole genome shotgun sequence genome contains the following:
- the LOC126920844 gene encoding fatty-acid amide hydrolase 2-like isoform X1, with translation MTIKFHHFHLRAHNEQQKTCSRTVEIVLECNTVTAVVRRALKSIEVGQFTSIDSFIDDRKVKNFKNDALIERYLITRKVKILFYSNLCQSLYIFDKYRSSFGRRRKQGKMIELFIDLLIIFIQAIGSIHHLLLMVIHWRRKPSIPAIKNPLLKLSATTLARKIRNRELSSQIIVEAYIERVKEVNPFINAVIEDRFEAALEESKMCDAKLKSGDLAMTAEQLEKNKPLYGVPMSIKESCAVKGMSFTCGCVFKKGTKATEDAYIVQTFRNAGAIILLVSNVPEYCLSLDTYNFLFGRTMNPYDTRKTPGGSSGGESALISSGASVLGIGTDFVGSLRIPSFFTGIFAHKTTAGTIPLDGHFFLADDPIFKHMLTMGPLARYVEDLYLSMKVLAASPECKLLPLFDEPVDIKNLKFYYFDNVNGIFGLRSTTSEIKETIHKAKQYLITKGASVEEFPQEWLQNMCYMMLSTLGSMNIDPILEPGSSGAGIEFTKSLLGLSRYTPMRTLMQMLLDRKGLLSSSRIAYYEKIKAELTLKLNTMLKDNGVLICPTWCRTASFPQTMLWEAHCSVYTVLANITGAPSTQIPMGFGKDGIPLGFQVMSASYQDHLCLAVAREFEKNNCVWVPPS, from the exons ATGACGATAAAATTCCACCATTTTCATTTAAGAGCGCATAACGAACAGCAAAAGACGTGTTCAAGAACAGTTGAGATTGTGCTTGAGTGTAACACAGTCACAGCAGTTGTCAGAAGAGCATTAAAGTCGATCGAAGTCGGTCAGTTCACTTCAATCGATTCATTCATTGATGATCGTAAAGTAAAGAACTTTAAGAATGACGCGTTAATAGAGCGTTATTTAATAACAAGGAAAGTGAAAATCTTGTTTTATTCGAATTTGTGTCAAAGtttgtatattttcgataaatacCGATCTTCATTTGGTAGAAGAAGAAAACAAG GAAAGATGATAGAGCTATTCATCGACCTactaataatttttatacaagCGATAGGCAGTATTCACCATCTTCTACTCATGGTTATTCATTGGAGGAGAAAGCCGAGTATACCTGCAATTAAAAATCCACTGTTAAAATTAAGCGCAACCACGCTAGCCAGGAAGATCAGAAACAGAGAA CTCAGTAGTCAGATAATAGTGGAAGCATATATCGAGCGTGTTAAAGAAGTGAATCCATTCATAAACGCAGTAATAGAAGATCGATTTGAAGCTGCTCTAGAAGAATCAAAGATGTGTGACGCAAAACTGAAGAGCGGTGACTTAGCCATGACTGCCGAGCAACTGGAAAAGAATAAGCCTCTTTATGGTGTGCCGATGTCCATAAAGGAATCCTGCGCGGTTAAAG GAATGAGCTTTACCTGTGGTTGCGTATTCAAGAAAGGCACGAAGGCCACAGAAGACGCATATATAGTTCAAACGTTTAGAAACGCTGGTGCCATTATTTTGTTGGTCTCCAACGTTCCCGAGTATTGTCTATCTCTGGACACTTATAATTTTCTGTTTGGCCGTACAATGAATCCATATGACACGAGAAAAACACCAGGGGGATCGTCAGGGGGCGAG AGTGCGTTAATTAGCTCAGGAGCATCTGTGCTTGGAATTGGAACGGATTTCGTTGGATCTCTAAGAATACCAAGTTTCTTCACTGGTATTTTTGCTCATAAAACTACTGCAG GTACCATTCCTCTCGATGGACATTTCTTTCTAGCTGACGATCCTATCTTTAAACACATGTTAACAATGGGACCCTTAGCAAGATACGTGGAGGATCTTTACTTGAGCATGAAGGTGTTGGCCGCATCACCCGAATGCAAATTGCTTCCACTTTTCGACGAACCAGTCGATATAAAAaacttaaaattttattatttcgataacgtcaaTGGCATTTTCGGTCTTAGATCGACAACATCAGAAATAAAGGAGACAATTCACAAAGCCAAGCAGTATCTAATAACGAAAGGCGCTAGCGTGGAAGAA TTTCCACAAGAATGGCTCCAAAATATGTGCTACATGATGTTATCCACATTAGGAAGCATGAATATTGATCCTATACTGGAACCAGGCTCAAGT GGAGCTGGTATAGAATTCACAAAATCGTTATTAGGATTGTCACGATATACACCAATGCGTACGCTTATGCAAATGCTCCTAGACCGCAAGGGATTATTGTCGTCTTCACGTATAGCATATTATGAAAAGATTAAGGCAGAACTTACTCTAAAACTAAAT ACTATGTTAAAAGATAATGGAGTACTAATATGTCCAACTTGGTGTCGTACAGCAAGTTTTCCACAAACGATGTTGTGGGAAGCACATTGCAGTGTTTATACCGTTCTAGCTAATATAACAGGTGCACCTTCAACGCAGATACCAATGGGTTTCGGTAAAGATGGAATACCACTTGGTTTTCAG GTGATGTCTGCATCTTATCAAGATCATCTTTGTTTAGCAGTTGCCAGAGAATTCGAGAAAAATAATTGTGTCTGGGTACCACCTAGCTAA
- the LOC126920844 gene encoding fatty-acid amide hydrolase 2-like isoform X2 has product MHHPMDFLILYKNVLRYLRRKMITLKGKMIELFIDLLIIFIQAIGSIHHLLLMVIHWRRKPSIPAIKNPLLKLSATTLARKIRNRELSSQIIVEAYIERVKEVNPFINAVIEDRFEAALEESKMCDAKLKSGDLAMTAEQLEKNKPLYGVPMSIKESCAVKGMSFTCGCVFKKGTKATEDAYIVQTFRNAGAIILLVSNVPEYCLSLDTYNFLFGRTMNPYDTRKTPGGSSGGESALISSGASVLGIGTDFVGSLRIPSFFTGIFAHKTTAGTIPLDGHFFLADDPIFKHMLTMGPLARYVEDLYLSMKVLAASPECKLLPLFDEPVDIKNLKFYYFDNVNGIFGLRSTTSEIKETIHKAKQYLITKGASVEEFPQEWLQNMCYMMLSTLGSMNIDPILEPGSSGAGIEFTKSLLGLSRYTPMRTLMQMLLDRKGLLSSSRIAYYEKIKAELTLKLNTMLKDNGVLICPTWCRTASFPQTMLWEAHCSVYTVLANITGAPSTQIPMGFGKDGIPLGFQVMSASYQDHLCLAVAREFEKNNCVWVPPS; this is encoded by the exons ATGCACCATCCCATggattttttaattctctacaAAAATGTATTAAGGTACTTGAGGCGAAAAATGATTACTTTAAAag GAAAGATGATAGAGCTATTCATCGACCTactaataatttttatacaagCGATAGGCAGTATTCACCATCTTCTACTCATGGTTATTCATTGGAGGAGAAAGCCGAGTATACCTGCAATTAAAAATCCACTGTTAAAATTAAGCGCAACCACGCTAGCCAGGAAGATCAGAAACAGAGAA CTCAGTAGTCAGATAATAGTGGAAGCATATATCGAGCGTGTTAAAGAAGTGAATCCATTCATAAACGCAGTAATAGAAGATCGATTTGAAGCTGCTCTAGAAGAATCAAAGATGTGTGACGCAAAACTGAAGAGCGGTGACTTAGCCATGACTGCCGAGCAACTGGAAAAGAATAAGCCTCTTTATGGTGTGCCGATGTCCATAAAGGAATCCTGCGCGGTTAAAG GAATGAGCTTTACCTGTGGTTGCGTATTCAAGAAAGGCACGAAGGCCACAGAAGACGCATATATAGTTCAAACGTTTAGAAACGCTGGTGCCATTATTTTGTTGGTCTCCAACGTTCCCGAGTATTGTCTATCTCTGGACACTTATAATTTTCTGTTTGGCCGTACAATGAATCCATATGACACGAGAAAAACACCAGGGGGATCGTCAGGGGGCGAG AGTGCGTTAATTAGCTCAGGAGCATCTGTGCTTGGAATTGGAACGGATTTCGTTGGATCTCTAAGAATACCAAGTTTCTTCACTGGTATTTTTGCTCATAAAACTACTGCAG GTACCATTCCTCTCGATGGACATTTCTTTCTAGCTGACGATCCTATCTTTAAACACATGTTAACAATGGGACCCTTAGCAAGATACGTGGAGGATCTTTACTTGAGCATGAAGGTGTTGGCCGCATCACCCGAATGCAAATTGCTTCCACTTTTCGACGAACCAGTCGATATAAAAaacttaaaattttattatttcgataacgtcaaTGGCATTTTCGGTCTTAGATCGACAACATCAGAAATAAAGGAGACAATTCACAAAGCCAAGCAGTATCTAATAACGAAAGGCGCTAGCGTGGAAGAA TTTCCACAAGAATGGCTCCAAAATATGTGCTACATGATGTTATCCACATTAGGAAGCATGAATATTGATCCTATACTGGAACCAGGCTCAAGT GGAGCTGGTATAGAATTCACAAAATCGTTATTAGGATTGTCACGATATACACCAATGCGTACGCTTATGCAAATGCTCCTAGACCGCAAGGGATTATTGTCGTCTTCACGTATAGCATATTATGAAAAGATTAAGGCAGAACTTACTCTAAAACTAAAT ACTATGTTAAAAGATAATGGAGTACTAATATGTCCAACTTGGTGTCGTACAGCAAGTTTTCCACAAACGATGTTGTGGGAAGCACATTGCAGTGTTTATACCGTTCTAGCTAATATAACAGGTGCACCTTCAACGCAGATACCAATGGGTTTCGGTAAAGATGGAATACCACTTGGTTTTCAG GTGATGTCTGCATCTTATCAAGATCATCTTTGTTTAGCAGTTGCCAGAGAATTCGAGAAAAATAATTGTGTCTGGGTACCACCTAGCTAA
- the LOC126920844 gene encoding fatty-acid amide hydrolase 2-like isoform X3: MIELFIDLLIIFIQAIGSIHHLLLMVIHWRRKPSIPAIKNPLLKLSATTLARKIRNRELSSQIIVEAYIERVKEVNPFINAVIEDRFEAALEESKMCDAKLKSGDLAMTAEQLEKNKPLYGVPMSIKESCAVKGMSFTCGCVFKKGTKATEDAYIVQTFRNAGAIILLVSNVPEYCLSLDTYNFLFGRTMNPYDTRKTPGGSSGGESALISSGASVLGIGTDFVGSLRIPSFFTGIFAHKTTAGTIPLDGHFFLADDPIFKHMLTMGPLARYVEDLYLSMKVLAASPECKLLPLFDEPVDIKNLKFYYFDNVNGIFGLRSTTSEIKETIHKAKQYLITKGASVEEFPQEWLQNMCYMMLSTLGSMNIDPILEPGSSGAGIEFTKSLLGLSRYTPMRTLMQMLLDRKGLLSSSRIAYYEKIKAELTLKLNTMLKDNGVLICPTWCRTASFPQTMLWEAHCSVYTVLANITGAPSTQIPMGFGKDGIPLGFQVMSASYQDHLCLAVAREFEKNNCVWVPPS, translated from the exons ATGATAGAGCTATTCATCGACCTactaataatttttatacaagCGATAGGCAGTATTCACCATCTTCTACTCATGGTTATTCATTGGAGGAGAAAGCCGAGTATACCTGCAATTAAAAATCCACTGTTAAAATTAAGCGCAACCACGCTAGCCAGGAAGATCAGAAACAGAGAA CTCAGTAGTCAGATAATAGTGGAAGCATATATCGAGCGTGTTAAAGAAGTGAATCCATTCATAAACGCAGTAATAGAAGATCGATTTGAAGCTGCTCTAGAAGAATCAAAGATGTGTGACGCAAAACTGAAGAGCGGTGACTTAGCCATGACTGCCGAGCAACTGGAAAAGAATAAGCCTCTTTATGGTGTGCCGATGTCCATAAAGGAATCCTGCGCGGTTAAAG GAATGAGCTTTACCTGTGGTTGCGTATTCAAGAAAGGCACGAAGGCCACAGAAGACGCATATATAGTTCAAACGTTTAGAAACGCTGGTGCCATTATTTTGTTGGTCTCCAACGTTCCCGAGTATTGTCTATCTCTGGACACTTATAATTTTCTGTTTGGCCGTACAATGAATCCATATGACACGAGAAAAACACCAGGGGGATCGTCAGGGGGCGAG AGTGCGTTAATTAGCTCAGGAGCATCTGTGCTTGGAATTGGAACGGATTTCGTTGGATCTCTAAGAATACCAAGTTTCTTCACTGGTATTTTTGCTCATAAAACTACTGCAG GTACCATTCCTCTCGATGGACATTTCTTTCTAGCTGACGATCCTATCTTTAAACACATGTTAACAATGGGACCCTTAGCAAGATACGTGGAGGATCTTTACTTGAGCATGAAGGTGTTGGCCGCATCACCCGAATGCAAATTGCTTCCACTTTTCGACGAACCAGTCGATATAAAAaacttaaaattttattatttcgataacgtcaaTGGCATTTTCGGTCTTAGATCGACAACATCAGAAATAAAGGAGACAATTCACAAAGCCAAGCAGTATCTAATAACGAAAGGCGCTAGCGTGGAAGAA TTTCCACAAGAATGGCTCCAAAATATGTGCTACATGATGTTATCCACATTAGGAAGCATGAATATTGATCCTATACTGGAACCAGGCTCAAGT GGAGCTGGTATAGAATTCACAAAATCGTTATTAGGATTGTCACGATATACACCAATGCGTACGCTTATGCAAATGCTCCTAGACCGCAAGGGATTATTGTCGTCTTCACGTATAGCATATTATGAAAAGATTAAGGCAGAACTTACTCTAAAACTAAAT ACTATGTTAAAAGATAATGGAGTACTAATATGTCCAACTTGGTGTCGTACAGCAAGTTTTCCACAAACGATGTTGTGGGAAGCACATTGCAGTGTTTATACCGTTCTAGCTAATATAACAGGTGCACCTTCAACGCAGATACCAATGGGTTTCGGTAAAGATGGAATACCACTTGGTTTTCAG GTGATGTCTGCATCTTATCAAGATCATCTTTGTTTAGCAGTTGCCAGAGAATTCGAGAAAAATAATTGTGTCTGGGTACCACCTAGCTAA